The following DNA comes from Desulfurellaceae bacterium.
GTATTGGCCAACAGCTGCTCACCGCTCAGGGCCTCGGCCTGGGCAAAGCTGGACTGCCGGAAATTCCGGGTCGGCAGGCTGCCCAGGCGGTTGAAGACCGACAGGTTGGCCACCGTGCCGATCTCCCGATATTTGGCGGTCAGCGGACCGAGGCTGTGGTGGCGCAGGGTCGTAGCCAGCGCCTCAACCCCGGCCGGGTCGGCCACCGCGGTTTTGCGTTGTCCGCGCAGGGCAATCGCCTTGAGATTTTTGGCTCCCATCACGGCTCCCACCCCACCCCGGCCGGCATGCCGGCCCTCATTGCTGATGGTGGCGAAGCGGACGCGATTTTCTCCGGCCGGACCGATCGCGGCCACCCGCGCCTCGGCGGTCTGGAGCGCCTCACGCACCCAGGTCTGCGTCTCCTGGGCACTCTTGCCCCACAGCCCGGCCGCCTCGCGGATCTCGACCTGCTCGTCCCGAATCCAGACCCAGACCGGCGCCTGAGCCTGACCGCTCACGATCAGCGCGTCCACGCCCAGGCGTTTCAACTCCAGGGCAAAAAAGCTCGACGACAGCGAGTCGGCAATCCCTCCGGTCAGCGGCGACTTGGTCACCACCGCCAGCTTGGCCGTGGTGGTCAGCCCGGTGCCGACCAGCGGCGCGCTGACAAAGATCAGCGGATTGTCCGCCTCAAGCGGCTCGACCCCCGGCGGCGCGTAGTCGTACAGCAGGCTCGTGCCAAGCCCGATGCCACCCAGAAAGGCTTGCAGACGCGATTCTTCCAGCGCGTGCCAGCTGGCGGTCCCGCGCGTGAGATCAATATGCACCAGGCGACCGTGAAATCCGTACATACTGCCTTTGTAGGAAATCGACAGCCAAAAAGAAAGAACGGGGCAGGCTTCTTCACTTTGACCTTTGCCTTTTCCCCCTTTTTCTCAGCCACCCGCGTCACTCGACACGATCAGCACGCTATCCCCCTCGCCCACCGGCGTCCGCATGTCCGTGATGAAGGCCTCGCCGTTCACATTACACGCAAAGCCCCGGCCCAGTCGCCGGGCGTCTTGGCTCAGCACCGACCCGCGCAGGGCCGGCAGGCGGTCGGCCAAGGCGGCCAGCACGGAGGCCAGGTCGGCCCCGGACGGGAGGCTCAGCGACACCACACCGGTCTTGGCCCGAAGTCGGGCGACCCCGAACAGCTCAACCGTACACCTCACACGCTGATGCAGGCTCGGCCACAGCTCCAGGGCAGCCTGATAGTCTTCAGGGCTGTTCAGATTGCGAAAGCTGTGGCCCTGGGGATCGAGCCGGCGGATTTCCTGGGGATCGACCCGCCGGGTCCGAACCGTGTCGTACAGCGCAACCGGTCGCAGCTGGCCGCGCGTAAGCTGGGCACGCAGCCGGGGAAGCAGGCTACGTCGGTATACGGCGTGCAGGGGCTGCAAGCGATCCTGCCAGACCGGAACCACAACATCGTAGTCGGTGCTGAGCGACACCAGCCACGCCACCAGCTCCAGATTCAGAAACGGGGCATCGCATGAGGTGACAAAACACACTGACCGGCGGGTGGCCTGCAAGCCGTAATAGATCCCCCCGACCGGGCCCTGGTGGGCGACCGTGTCGTGGACCAGGGTCACCGGCAGCTGCGGCAGATCTTGTCCCGGGGCGGCCACCACCACGATATCCGCAAAGCGGGCGGCCAGGCTGCGGACCGTGTGCGCGATCAGCGGCTCCCCACCAAACGGCAACAGAGCCTTGGTTCGCCCCATGCGGGAGCTTTTGCCCCCGGCCAGAATCAACGCCGAGGCGTCCAGCCGTGGTGTCTGGTTGTTCATGTTGTCGGCTCCGGGGTCTGGGCCGACTCGACCGGACGGCTGAGCGCCCGGAGCGAGAACGGAAGCAGGCTGTTGACTAGGCTCAAGACCAGCAGATACAGGCCCATCTCGGTCTGCAAGCGCAGCGGTGAGAACAGCCATACCAGCGCCGTTCCAAGGCTGACTGTGGCCAGCGCGATCAAGGCATAGCCCAACCCGTCCCAGCCCTCCGAAGCAGGGGCGGCGTCGGCCCGAGTGGCCAGGCTGGCCGGCAGCACGACCGCGCCCATAGCGGCCAGGATAACCGGCAGGGTATGGATATTGAGATCGATATTGGCCGCCCATAGCACGATCAGCATCACCGCCTGCGATAGTATAACAGCCAGGCTGAGCAGGCCGGCCGCGCGCAGACTGCCCAGGCCAAGCAGCCCGCCGCAAAACGCCAAGCCAAGCAGCCCGGCCAACAGATACCAGTAGGCCTGAGCCACCCCGGTATGGATGGCGGCCACCACCCCGAGCAAGCCGCCACCGAAACGGAATTCGACCGGGATACCCGTATTCGGCCCCTCAAAAGACCGGATGCGGGCCAGGCTGCGCTTTACCAACCCTGGAGAATAGTCCCGATAAAAGAGCGTTACCGCCGTGGTCCGGAAGTCGGTCGACAGAAAACGTTCGACCTCGCTTGGCGTGGTTGCCCCGGCCACAATGCGAAAGATGATCTGGCCGGTCGAGCTGATATCGTCGGGCAGCATCGCCCACTTGGGGATGTTTTCGTGGAACATGCGGGTGATCGCCTTCACAAAACCGGGCACGGCCACCGCTCCGCCGAACTGGCGGTCGGCGGCCATATGGAGCCGAAAGGCTTCGAGGACTTGCAGGGCGCCAAGATCGCGAAAACCGGCCTCACCCGGCGTGTGGGCGACCACGATCAGCTGATTGACACCGATGAAATCGCGGTTGAGCAGATCGAAGGCACGGCTGTAGGGATGGGCGGCCGGAAAAAGCCGACTGCCCAGCATCGACCGCCCGGCCTGGAGCTGCAGGGCGGCCAGCAGGCCGAAAAAGCCGAGCGCAATACAGCCCGTACGGATCAGCACCCGGGTCTGGCCGCTGCCGCGCAGGCGCGGCGTCACACGGGCGATCAGCGGCAGCTGTGCGGAACCGAGCAGGCCGGGCCGAAAGCCGGCCGACCAAACCGGCAGGACCAGCCACACCGACACCAGCAGGCCGACCAGCCAGCCCAGACCCAGCAGACCAAAGGTCTGAATGGCGGGAACGTCCGAGCCCCACACCAGCAGCCTCAGCGCCAGCCCGTCTATGATCAGGGCCGAACTGCACGGACGCCACAGCGCGCGGGCCGTGCGGACAACCGCCTCGGGCTGCTCATGGCTCGTCTGCCACTCGCTCGTCACCCGGCCGGTCCAGCCCAGCACCAGACACAGGCCACGGACGGCCAGCGGAAAAAGCATCAGCCAAGCCAGCGGTTCGAGCGAGCGCCCGGTCAGACCCGGCAGGCCGAAGGCGCACGCCGCAGCCAAGCCTGAGACGATCAGCACGCCGCCCAGCGTGTGCACCACCCCTGGCAGGATACCGCACCCCCCGGCCAGCAGGAGCGCAGCCAGGGCGCTGAATACCAGCACCAGCACCACGCGCGGCCCGGCCTCGCCCAACCAGCCGGCCAGGACGATATTGCCGGCAAAGGCGACCTCGGTGTTGGCATCGCGCTCCTGCGCGGCAAAGCGCCGCAGCCGGCTGAACACGTCTCGGGCATTCACCTCGGCGTCCCAAAAGCCGGCCCGGATGAGGGCGGTTTTATTATCCTCCGACACGTAGACGCCGCGGATACCCAGGTTGGTGTACACCGCGTTCTTGATCTGAGCCAGTTCCTGCGGGCTCTGGGGCTGGGTCGGGCTGCGGACGACCGGCAGAATGTTGATCATGCCGTCCCGGATTTTGATGTCGATGAGGCGACTATGGGTGAGCGACACGACCGCGTGCGGATTCACCCCCTTGGTCTCGAGCAGTCCGACCGTCAGGCGATGAATCTTGCCCAGCGTCTCGCTATTGTACAGGTCTCCGTCCCTGACCGAGACGAGCACGACCACGGCATTGGTCATCTGCAACATTTCGGGGAAGTCCTGATACAGACGGATATGGGGGTGCCCGGCGGGGTAATAGTCGGTCATGCTGACGCTCAGACTGAGCTGCCGGGCGGCGGACACTCCGCAGACCAGCACCGCCCCACCCGCCAGGACGGCCATCCACCGCCGGCGCAGCAGCAACCGACACCAGCGCTCTGCCCATCCGTATTCCGACACGCATCCCCTCCTGAAAAAGCGGACCGAGTATAGCACAGGTGCGCTGTCAGGGGCGAGAGAGACCATGCTCTCCCAGCCCTCCAAGACCCGTCAGTCGGAGATTTTGACTCGCCAGTTAAAAATGCAGACCAGCCTGTTGACAATTCTTTCTTGGGTAGTCTAAGAGGGGGCATTCTGGGGGCGCCGCATGGGCTGCCCCTGGGCGTCGCATAAGGGGAGGGATTCAGTCCATGATGAGGAATGCTTTTGCACTCCGACAGCTCCTGGGAGTCGCCTTGGCGGTAGCCCTGCTTGGCGGCTCTCCACGAGCCGTGAGCGCCCAACCGGTCGACCGTATCCGCGACCATATCTATGCCACCTTTCTGCTGAACACCGAAAAGGTCTGGGCGGTCGGCAGCTTTGGCTCCATCTATCACAGCGCCGACGGCGGCCGGCAGTGGCAGAAACAGGACAGCGGCTATATCGATCCCCTGTACGGGGTCAGTTTTGTCAGCGAGCAAGAGGGCTGGATTTCGGGCAAGTCGGGCCTCATCCTCCACACCACCGACGGCGGGAACACCTGGCAGCGCCAGACCACCGGCACAACCCACCATCTGTTCAACCTCACCTTTGTCGACGACCAGCGCGGTATTGCGGTCGGTGACTACGGCATCGTCTTGCAGACCACCGACGGCGGACAGAGCTGGACCGACCGCTCCCTGGGTGAGGATGTGTTTCTGTACGGGGTCAGCATGCATCCCTCGGGCAAAGTCTGGGTCGCCGGCGAAATGGGCGTTATCCTGGTCAGCGAAGACGGCGGAACGACCTGGACCAGGAGAGAAACCGGCTCCGAGAGTTCGCTCTTGGGCGTGGGGTTTGTTGACGAAAACAGGGTGTGCGCCGTCGGCATGGACGGCACAATCGTCCAGAGCAGCGATAGCGGCCAGACTTGGCAGCGCTACGAGAGCCCGGTCCAGACCGCGCTGTACAACCTGGCCCTCAACGGCCAGACCGGCTGGGCGGTCGGCGACGAGGGGGTCGTTCTGCACTCGACCGACGGCGGCCAGAACTGGAAGTTGTTTGAGGCGCCCGAGGAACTGGCCCTGTACTGGATGATGGGTCTGTCGCTCAGCCCGTCCGATTCCAAAGGCATCATTGCCGGCTCAAACGGTCTGGTGCTGCACATCGACGGCAATAGCATCGATTACGGCAGGCGGTTCACCCGCTAAAAAACGGACGCGCGCGTCGATTCCGTTTCGTGCTCCAAGGAGGGTCTTATGCTCCCGCGCAGCTGGATGGAAGCATACATCAATTTTCTCCTCAAATTCCGCTGGTATGTGCTGGCCGCCCTGACGCTGGCCACCCTGTTTCTGGGCTTTCATGCGGCCAAGATGCAGGTCCAGCCCAACTTTTTTGATTTCTACCCGCCGACCCACGAGTACATCCAGCTGTACCAGGAGTACCGGCGGATGTTTGGCACGGCCAACATCCTGAGCGTCGTCATCGAGGCGAAGGAAGGCGATATTTTCAACGTCCACTCGATCAACCAAGTCGATAAAGCGACCCGCTATGTGCTGGAAACCGCAGGCGTCAACCCGTATCAGATCATGTCGCTGACCCACCCCAAGATGCGCAACATTCAGATCAGCGGCGCCGCCATTACCGCCTACCCCATCATGTACCCGGCGCCGCCGAAAACGGCCGACGACGTCAAGCCGATCAAAAAGGCGGTGTATACCAACGAGGGCGTACACCGCTTCTACGTGGCCGAGGATAACACCTCGGCTCTGATCACGGCCGGCTTCTGGGAAGAAGGCATTGACTTCGAGAACCTCTTCAGCCGGATGGAGACCCTCAAGGCCGAGTTGGAGGCCGACGGCCAGCACCGGGTGTACGTCACCGGCTTCCCCATGCTGTACGCCTGGGTGTTCAGCTACAAAAACGCCATCCTGTTCGTCATCGGGCTGACCACGCTCGTCATCCTGGGCATGCTGTGGTTCTACTTCCGGACCTTTACCGGGGTATGGGTGCCGCTGTTTTCGGGCCTGCTGAGTTCGGTCTGGGCTCTGGGCTTTGCCGGCTATTTCGGCTTCAACATCGATCCCCTGGTCCTGGTCGTGCTGGTCCTGATCACCGCCCGGGCGCTGTCCCACTCGGTGCAGTCGATGGAGCGCTACCACGAAGAATACCACCGCCTGCAGGACAAACAGGAAGCCATTCTGTCGTCCTACCTGAGCCTGTTCAGCCCGGCGCTGGTGTCAATCGCCTCGGACGGCCTGGCTATCCTGACCCTGGCCGTGGCCCATATTCCGCTCATCCAGAAACTGGCCTATGTGTCGAGCTTCTGGATCTTCACCATCTCCATCAGCGTCGTCACCCTGCACCCGATCATCCTGTACTTTATTCCCCCTCCGCCCAACGATCCCAAATCGGGCCACCGCTTCTCGGACAAGCTGTACAACACGGTCAACCGCTTCATGGTCAAGATCAGCTACGGCGGCTATCGCTGGGCGGTGATCGGTTCGTTTTCGGTCGCCCTGTTGGGCGGCATGTTCTACGCCCAGTTTCTCAAAATCGGGGACGTGT
Coding sequences within:
- a CDS encoding NTP transferase domain-containing protein, which gives rise to MNNQTPRLDASALILAGGKSSRMGRTKALLPFGGEPLIAHTVRSLAARFADIVVVAAPGQDLPQLPVTLVHDTVAHQGPVGGIYYGLQATRRSVCFVTSCDAPFLNLELVAWLVSLSTDYDVVVPVWQDRLQPLHAVYRRSLLPRLRAQLTRGQLRPVALYDTVRTRRVDPQEIRRLDPQGHSFRNLNSPEDYQAALELWPSLHQRVRCTVELFGVARLRAKTGVVSLSLPSGADLASVLAALADRLPALRGSVLSQDARRLGRGFACNVNGEAFITDMRTPVGEGDSVLIVSSDAGG
- a CDS encoding MMPL family transporter — its product is MLPRSWMEAYINFLLKFRWYVLAALTLATLFLGFHAAKMQVQPNFFDFYPPTHEYIQLYQEYRRMFGTANILSVVIEAKEGDIFNVHSINQVDKATRYVLETAGVNPYQIMSLTHPKMRNIQISGAAITAYPIMYPAPPKTADDVKPIKKAVYTNEGVHRFYVAEDNTSALITAGFWEEGIDFENLFSRMETLKAELEADGQHRVYVTGFPMLYAWVFSYKNAILFVIGLTTLVILGMLWFYFRTFTGVWVPLFSGLLSSVWALGFAGYFGFNIDPLVLVVLVLITARALSHSVQSMERYHEEYHRLQDKQEAILSSYLSLFSPALVSIASDGLAILTLAVAHIPLIQKLAYVSSFWIFTISISVVTLHPIILYFIPPPPNDPKSGHRFSDKLYNTVNRFMVKISYGGYRWAVIGSFSVALLGGMFYAQFLKIGDVSIGKALLYDTHEYNVSYDKVNDQFVGASRLIVIAEGQREGVIKDPEALLTLEKFQRYMQEQEMVGGSISITTWARRLYQLFQLGIPKWAIIPNNPRDVGNIFYQFLNTVGSDDLDRFIDKTSTNATVTIYYKDYNHATVTGSIAMAEEFIYNNPVEDLNFRLAGGLLGVLAAINDEVEWSYKWNLILVMVTVFTLSMLTYASVVGALIVMIPSIVAQPLSEGLMYAMGIDANINSLPVAAVGIGIGIDYGYYVLSRIVEEYQKFGDHDRAIEEALMTTGRAIMFTGTTLTVSVIFWIFFPMKFQSEMAVLLTLLLFFHVVGALAFIPGTVSLLKPRFPLPNKVMLVILACIAIPSAVLVYTNYADLLSLGILALVVAIGEHMWSTRHNIGMELRA